A segment of the Saccopteryx leptura isolate mSacLep1 chromosome 11, mSacLep1_pri_phased_curated, whole genome shotgun sequence genome:
TGGCTAATTAAACATGTCATGTAAACAAAATATgatcactaattaaaaaaaaaaaccaaacccaaaatttgtaaaatatgcttTGCATAATTAaatcttatgtttttttttaatttttattttacttattgatttcagtgagaaaagggggaagagagatcTCACAGctcatcgagctgttcctgtatgtgccctgactggggatcaaactggcaaccttgtacttcaggacaatgctcttaaccaattgatgggggttttctttgtttgttttattttgacaaTTCAGAGGTATTTTAAGACCAACATTAAttgttattcatttattaaaaaaatatttatttattttatatttctttttattttattttatttagaaaattaactttaacagggtgacattgatcaataagaatacataggttggccctggccggttggctcagtggtagagcgtcggcctggcgtgcagaagtcccgggttcgatttccggccagggcacacaggagaagagcccatctgcctctccacccctccccctttccttcctctctgtctctctcttcccctcccacagccgaggctccactggagcaaagatggcccgggcgctggggatggctccttggcctctgccccaggtgctagagtggctctggtcgcggcaaagcgacgccccggaggggcagagcatcgccccctggtggggtgggcagagcgtcaccccctgatgggagtgccgggtggatcccggtggggcgcatgcaggagtctgtctgactgtctctcccggtttctagcttcagaaaaatacaaaaaaaaaaaaaaaagaatacataggtttcaggtaaacatttctgtagcatttgaactgttgattacattgtgtACTTATCAATTTAGTCATTTGCTTACTGTATGTCAAGCACGGTTGTCAGCGCTAAGGATACAGAAACTCTTCAGTAAAAACTCTTGAAAATGACCTCTCTTATAACAGGTTGAGTAGTGACAAGTTAAGAttttggggtggggaggaatAACGCTAAAAAATGTCAGCTTTCTTTtaactgttaaaaatttttttaaagaaatatagagTTCTCAAGGTAATTTCTTTATgagcttacttttttttctttcttttcacctgAAAACCTTCCATTTTCCTCTTGCCTCTTCATTCTCAGGAGGTAATTTTGAGTCCCAACATGCTCTGCATTATCTGCTGGTGTCCGTGGCCAAAGCAGGGTGATCCGAGTGAGGATTTCAGCACAGCCTGATGGGATGATAAACAGTGAGAGCGATATGCTGCTagagctgtttttgtttttatttttcaaatgccagggggaaaaaaagtgagaaTACCAGAATGCAGTATTCCAACCTCCTTCTCTCCAAATCAAAAGCCTAGTGAATGAAAGTATGACTGTTCTTCGAGTGCAATTACACTGAGTATATAAAATTGAAACACTGAAAAGAAATCATACATTTGGTTATTACATTTCATATCTCAATGTTTGCCAAATAAGCCAGtgaggttttattattattgttgagtGTAATGTCAGGAGACAAACTTCTACACATTTTAtacataactttttccatttgatCTGTTTTCCATTTATGTCAATTTGAAAACATGGTGTGacttttaatattctctcttccttcttccccacaTTTAATGCCAAGGGATCAAACCCAATCTTGATTATCCTAAATTTACCCTTAAGAAACCTCAGACCAAGAGTTTCtgcttgtttgtgtgttttttaattagtatggaaaagaagagaagaataaCTTCTAAATATCCCTGTAAACATGGTTCTGTGCATTCTGACAAAGGGCCTGGCAAGACTATCAAGTAAGTGCCAGTGCATTCTAGGAGACAACTGTGGCAGCAGGCAGCTCTTGCCAGAGCAGGGCTCAGCCTATGGAAACTGGGTAACCACTAAGGGAGCTGTGGATTATATCGAAATAAGATCTCGCAGCCCTGGCAGGCTTAGTGAGGTGGGCCTCCCTGGGAGAGCGCAAGGAAAGCGTTGGGAATGAATGAAGTGAGGCCTCGCGCCCTCGCTCCAGGTAGGGGTGCCCTGGCGCGAGCGGTGACCTCCGTGGCACCGTTAAAAAGTAACAACCGCTGCAGTAGGATGGCTTCCAGCCTTAAGAAGTCAAACGTGGCCTCTACCAGTCAGAAAAGAAAGGTGGGACCTAAGCCGGAACTCACTGAAGAGCAGAAGCAAGAAGTTCGTGAAGCATTTGACCTCTTCGATGCCGATGGGAGTGGGACCATCGACGTGAAGGAGCTGAAGGTGACCATGAGAGCGCTGGGCTTTGAacccaggaaggaagagatgaggaaGATGATCTGCGAGGTGGACAAGGAAGGCACGGGGAAAATCAGCTTCAATGACTTCTTGGCCGTGATGACTCAGAAGATGGCCGAGAAAGACAGCAAAGAAGAAATTATGAAGGCTTTCAGGCTCTTTGATGATGATGAAACTGGAAAGATCTCTTTCAAAAACCTAAAGCGTGTAGCCAACGAGTTGGGGGAAAAACTCACTGATGAGGAGCTGCAGGAAATGATCGACGAAGCGGATCGGGATGGAGACGGCGAAGTGAATGAGGAAGAGTTTCTTCGCATCATGAAAAAGACCAACCTCTATTAAAGTCAACGGTTTCTCCCACAAGCGAGTGGGTAGGACTTGAGTGACTGGTTGGGTTCCCTGCTGCTCCTTTGTGAAACCTTGAGTTAGAGGACAGCCCTatacctcctcttcctcccctgctcCTGGCAATTAGTCTAGATGCTTCTATTATCAGGCTTCTAGCTcaagtataaaattttttaaatgcttttaacgagaggtttgttttttaattctcaaGAGCAAACGTGCAGTACTTTAggttgaattattattattattttatttagaaaattaaatttaacagggtgacactgatgaataagagtacataagtttggGATTAaaaggtccagagggaaagcagatggAGGGAAAGGGattgataggatgggatgagagcagaaaagcaaaactggggggagggtgttgcggggagaagggcaagggggatgtggtggggaacagcagggagaggggaggtaTTCGGGGGAACACTAGAATCTACggaaacccaataaattaaagtaaaataaaatttttttaaaaaaagagtacatcgtttcacctgaccaggtggtggtgcactggatagagtgtaacactgggatgcacaggacccaggttcaaaaccctgaggtcgtaggcttgagcgcaggctcatctggtttgagcacagctcaccagcttgagcccaaggtcactggattgagcaaggggtcacttgctctgctgtagcccctggtcaaggcacacatgacaaagcaatcaatgaacaactaaggtgctgcaacaaagaattgatgcttctcatctctctcccttcctgtctgtctgtccctatctgtccctctctctgtctctgtcacaaaaaaaaaaaaaattaaaataaaataagagtactgtacataggtttcaggtaaatatttctagagcattttaactgttgattatgttgtatatccatcacccaaagtcaaatcatttttcatcaccttatatttgtccctctttatacccttcctccTACCCCCATCCTCCTCCCTTACATCCCCCTTCCCTTGGTTAtcacttcacttttctctgtgtccataagtctcagttttatatcccacttatgtgtgaaatcatacagttcttagctttttctgatttacttatttcactcagtataatgttctcaaggtccatccatgttgtcataaatggcactatgtaatcatttcttatggttgaatagtattccattgtatagatgtatcacatcttctttatccaatcctctattgagagacactttggcctgacctgtggtggtgcagtggacaaagcgtcgacttggaaatgctgaggtcgctggttcgaaaccctgggcttgcctggtcaaggcacatacgggagttgatgcttccagctcctcccccctgtctctgtctctctctccctctctctctcctctctaaaatgaataaataaaataaaaattaaaaaaaaaaaaaagagacactttggttgtttccatgttttggccactgtgaataatgctgtgatgaacatggggtgcatgtgtctttgcgtactgatgttttcaagattttggggtagatatccagtagagggattgctgagtcatatggcagttctattctaaattttttgagaaactaccatactttcttccatatggctgtactaatttgcattcccaccagcagtgaatgagggtgcctttctctccacagactatccaacacttgttattacctgtcttgttgataacagccaacctaacaggtgtgaggtggtatctcattgtagttttgatttgcatttctcaaatagctagtgaagatgagcatcttttcatatatctattggccttttgtatgtcttcttgggagaagtgtctattcaggtcctctccctatttcttttgtttctttttttttatgccagagacagagaaagacaaagagggagacagggacagacagacaggaagggagagagatgagaagcatcaattatttgttgtggcaccttagtttctcattgattgctttttcatatggactttgaccggggggctacagcagacagtgaccccttgctcaagccagtgaccttgggctcaagctggtgagtcttgctctaaccagatgagaccgtgctcaagctggcaacctcggggtttcgaacctgggtcctctgcgtcccagtgcgacattatccactgcactaccgcctggtcaggtcctctccccatttcttaattggattgtttgcttgtttgttgctgagctttttgagttctttatatattttggatattaaccccttattggagctgttgtttgcaaatatcatctcccatttagttggctgcttatttgttttgttgtcagtttcttttgctgtgcagaagctttttagttttatatagtcccattcatttatgttttgcctttacttcccttgcccttggagtcaattcataaattgttctctacggccaaggtccatgagtttagtacctatattttcttctatgtaatttattgttttggatcttatatttaggtctttggtccattctgaattaatttttgtgcagggggacaaactgtagtcaagattcattcttttgcatgtggcttttcaattttcccagctttctattctccattgtgtgttttggctcctttgtctaagatgatttgtccatatatatgtggttttatttctgggcttttgattctgtttcattggtctgtatgtctgtttttttgccaataccatgctgttttgattatcatggctctatagtataatttgaagtcaggtagtgtgatacctccagttttattctttttcctcaggattgctttggctattctgggttttttatggttccatacaaacccagtaattttttgttctattttttttaaaaaaatgactttgggattttgatggggattgcattaaatttgtatattgctttgggtgatatagccattttatctatgttgattcttccaatcc
Coding sequences within it:
- the CETN1 gene encoding centrin-1, whose protein sequence is MASSLKKSNVASTSQKRKVGPKPELTEEQKQEVREAFDLFDADGSGTIDVKELKVTMRALGFEPRKEEMRKMICEVDKEGTGKISFNDFLAVMTQKMAEKDSKEEIMKAFRLFDDDETGKISFKNLKRVANELGEKLTDEELQEMIDEADRDGDGEVNEEEFLRIMKKTNLY